From the Pangasianodon hypophthalmus isolate fPanHyp1 chromosome 17, fPanHyp1.pri, whole genome shotgun sequence genome, one window contains:
- the kcnj1b gene encoding ATP-sensitive inward rectifier potassium channel 1b yields the protein MLQFIRKEVHDHVAEHRIRRTRLVTKDGHCNIEFGNVAYHSHFAYLMDFWTTFVEIRWRFVILSFVAAFTGSWFVFGLLWYFIAKSNGDLEGENVPDTHLKCIENVNSLTSAFLYSLETQTTIGYGGRALTGHCAETVALLVIQSLMGAIINCFMCGLILAKISLPKNRAKTVTFSDTAVICLKNESLCLQIRVANLRKTLLIGSHIYGKLLKTSVTPDGEPIILDQVNVDFLVDAGKDNLFFVCPLTLYHVIDSSSPFSEMTADTLQQQDIELVVFLEGMAESTSSSCQVRTSYIPCEIQWGYCFLPIISRTKGGKYRVDFSNFSKTIPVATPHCPSCYLNEPNKDLVLHQHGQQGINNPGFEVVSTEDLVDNVQM from the coding sequence ATGTTGCAGTTCATCCGTAAGGAGGTTCATGATCATGTAGCGGAACACAGGATTCGACGGACACGGCTCGTGACCAAGGACGGCCACTGTAACATTGAATTTGGCAATGTAGCGTATCATAGCCATTTTGCTTACCTGATGGACTTTTGGACCACCTTTGTTGAGATCCGGTGGCGTTTTgttattctttcttttgtcGCTGCTTTCACAGGGAGCTGGTTTGTCTTTGGCTTGCTGTGGTACTTCATTGCAAAAAGCAACGGGGACCTGGAGGGAGAGAATGTTCCTGATACCCATTTAAAGTGTATCGAAAACGTAAACAGTCTCACAAGTGCCTTTCTTTATTCCTTAGAGACACAGACGACCATTGGATACGGTGGACGAGCTTTGACAGGTCACTGTGCTGAGACAGTAGCCCTTCTCGTCATCCAGTCTCTAATGGGTGCCATTATAAACTGCTTCATGTGCGGCCTGATTCTGGCCAAAATCTCCCTTCCGAAAAATCGAGCCAAGACTGTTACCTTTAGTGACACGGCTGTGATCTGTTTGAAAAACGAAAGCCTGTGCTTGCAGATCAGAGTCGCCAACCTTCGGAAGACACTGCTGATTGGCAGCCATATTTACGGCAAGCTCTTGAAAACCAGTGTCACTCCTGATGGGGAGCCCATCATCCTGGACCAGGTCAATGTTGACTTCCTGGTGGATGCTGGCAAGGACAACCTCTTCTTCGTTTGTCCGCTGACACTGTACCATGTTATTGACAGTTCTAGTCCTTTTTCAGAGATGACTGCAGATACACTTCAGCAGCAGGACATTGAACTGGTGGTCTTCTTGGAGGGCATGGCTGAATCCACAAGTTCCTCGTGCCAGGTTCGCACGTCCTACATCCCATGTGAGATCCAGTGGGGTTACTGCTTCCTGCCCATAATCTCCCGAACTAAAGGGGGCAAATACCGTGTCGATTTCTCTAATTTCTCCAAAACCATTCCAGTAGCCACACCTCACTGCCCCAGCTGCTATCTAAATGAACCAAACAAAGATCTTGTACTTCACCAGCATGGACAACAAGGCATCAACAATCCTGGTTTTGAGGTAGTTAGTACTGAAGATTTGGTGGACAATGTGCAAATGTGA
- the dcps gene encoding m7GpppX diphosphatase, translating to MAAPQNGGDSDPQKEAKRLKTDENDAGNEGEPTAEMSISGFEVGRILRDSAREKNIFVHGKIDDQEAIIILEKTPITQDVLPEMLKNSTQMLEMRNDIYSTYQLQPPPRLNGIKTTVICPATEKHVKKYLRQETFLIEETEDDYQSITLPYINSQSFSVQWVYNILEKKAEADRIVFEDPDPQVGFVLLPDFKWDQKQLDDLYLIAIVHRRDVKSLRDLTPDHLPLLRNIREKGLEAIMKRFSVPASKLRVMLHYQPSYYHLHVHFISLDYEAPGCSVERAHLLIDVIQNLQDDPEYYRKHTLTFPIRADDALLTKFKEAGRV from the exons ATGGCGGCGCCCCAAAATGGCGGAGACTCCGACCCGCAGAAAGAAGCAAAGCGGCTGAAAACGGATGAAAATGATGCTGGAAATGAAGGCGAGCCCACAGCAGAGATGTCCATTTCGGGCTTTGAAGTGGGACGGATCCTCCGCGACTCTGCTAGGGAGAAAAACATTTTCGTACACGGAAAG aTTGATGACCAGGAGGCTATTATCATTCTGGAGAAAACACCGATCACACAGGATGTCCTTCCAGAGATGTTGAAGAACAGCACACAGATGCTGGAGATGAGGAACGACATCTACAGCACCTACCAGCTCCAACCGCCACCGCGTCTCAACG GAATTAAGACCACTGTGATCTGCCCGGCAACGGAGAAACACGTGAAGAAGTATCTGCGTCAGGAGACGTTCCTCATTGAGGAGACTGAGGATGACTATCAGTCCATCACGCTTCCCTACATAAACAGCCAGAGCTTCAGCGTGCAG TGGGTCTACAACATCTTGGAAAAGAAAGCGGAGGCTGATCGGATTGTTTTTGAAGATCCAGACCCGCAAGTTGGTTTCGTCCTGCTGCCAGATTTCAAATGGGACCAAAAGCAG CTCGATGACTTGTATCTGATTGCAATCGTACATCGAAGGGACGTAAAGAGTTTGAGAGATCTCACGCCTGATCATCTTCCTTTACTGAGAAACATCCGTGAGAAAGGACTG GAGGCCATCATGAAGCGCTTCAGCGTCCCGGCGTCTAAACTGCGAGTGATGCTGCACTACCAGCCGTCCTACTACCACCTCCACGTGCACTTCATTTCGCTGGATTACGAAGCTCCGGGGTGCAGCGTGGAGAGAGCGCACCTGCTCATCGACGTCATCCAGAACCTGCAGGACGACCCTGAGTACTAccgcaaacacacactgaccttcCCGATACGGGCGGACGACGCACTGCTGACCAAGTTCAAAGAAGCAGGGAGAGTCTAg